One Malaclemys terrapin pileata isolate rMalTer1 chromosome 21, rMalTer1.hap1, whole genome shotgun sequence DNA window includes the following coding sequences:
- the LOC128827300 gene encoding LOW QUALITY PROTEIN: keratin-associated protein 5-1-like (The sequence of the model RefSeq protein was modified relative to this genomic sequence to represent the inferred CDS: substituted 1 base at 1 genomic stop codon): MIYSSGRESYFNLNSTWYDPAGSWLDTRRTPFTYAYSTCCSSGGCPRGGHDNRCYEYRRSGCGENCHGSSGSCHGSGGHCCVRRPSYFHGYSGGCHGHGRSVCSERSCHGSGSSCHGSGSSCHGSGSSCHNTSGACHSTPIYVKPKQYVQQCCPPVQKYCPPVQQCCPPVQQCCLPVKKCCPPVQKCXKPRPKCLPSQQLQNQVCKIPTRS; encoded by the coding sequence ATGATTTACTCTTCTGGAAGGGAATCCTACTTCAACTTGAACTCCACCTGGTATGACCCTGCAGGTTCCTGGCTGGACACCCGGCGCACCCCCTTCACCTATGCTTATAGCACCTGCTGCAGCAGTGGTGGCTGTCCAAGGGGAGGCCATGATAACCGATGCTACGAGTATCGACGATCGGGCTGTGGTGAGAATTGCCATGGGTCGTCGGGGTCGTGCCACGGCAGTGGAGGCCACTGCTGTGTCAGGAGGCCATCGTACTTCCATGGATATTCTGGAGGATGCCACGGCCATGGGCGGTCGGTCTGTTCTGAGCGGTCATGCCACGGTTCTGGATCGTCATGCCACGGTTCTGGATCGTCATGCCACGGTTCTGGATCGTCATGCCACAATACCTCTGGAGCATGCCACAGTACACCAATTTATGTGAAGCCAAAACAATATGTGCAACAGTGCTGCCCTCCAGTGCAGAAGTATTGTCCACCAGTGCAACAGTGCTGCCCTCCAGTGCAACAGTGCTGTCTTCCAGTGAAAAAGTGCTGCCCTCCAGTGCAGAAGTGCTGAAAACCAAGGCCAAAGTGTCTTCCAAGTCAACAGCTGCAAAATCAAGTCTGCAAAATTCCAACACGCAGCTGA